In Kordiimonas pumila, a single genomic region encodes these proteins:
- a CDS encoding pyruvate dehydrogenase complex dihydrolipoamide acetyltransferase produces the protein MSIEIFMPALSPTMEKGTLAKWLVKEGDTVESGDVIAEIETDKATMEVESIDDGTVAKILVAEGSEDVPVGEIIAILAEEDEDVAEIQMPSDKKADETKEKPQAAAPEPAKAEKAKPAEKKEADPEPVQKTETGGRVKVSPLAKRLAKEAGVDLSTVSGTGPHGRIVKKDVESAKAAPTVTKAGTATAIAATEYGPAADTPFREERLSGMRKVIAKRLTESKQTVPHFYLTIDVELDDLLAARKQLNEHLEADGVKLSVNDFVIKAVAMALKKVPAANVQYAGDKMYWYERADISVAVAIEGGLVTPVVRGACTKSLSAIATEVKELATKARDGKLMPEEYAGGTFSISNLGMFGIKEFSAVINPPQGAILAVGAGEQRAVVKNGALGVATVMSCTLSCDHRAIDGAVGAEFLAAFKGFLTNPITMMA, from the coding sequence ATGTCTATCGAAATTTTTATGCCAGCTCTCTCGCCCACTATGGAAAAGGGTACTCTTGCCAAATGGCTGGTGAAAGAGGGCGACACAGTTGAAAGCGGTGATGTGATCGCAGAAATTGAAACCGATAAGGCGACGATGGAAGTGGAAAGCATTGATGATGGTACTGTGGCCAAAATTCTGGTGGCGGAAGGCAGTGAAGATGTACCCGTTGGTGAAATAATAGCCATTCTTGCCGAAGAAGATGAAGACGTGGCTGAGATTCAAATGCCATCCGATAAAAAAGCAGACGAAACCAAGGAAAAGCCACAGGCTGCAGCACCAGAACCAGCAAAAGCTGAAAAAGCTAAGCCTGCTGAGAAAAAAGAGGCAGATCCTGAACCAGTACAAAAAACAGAAACTGGGGGCAGGGTAAAAGTTTCGCCTCTGGCAAAGCGTTTGGCGAAAGAGGCGGGGGTAGACCTTTCTACTGTTTCTGGCACGGGGCCACATGGTCGCATTGTGAAGAAAGATGTTGAAAGCGCGAAAGCAGCTCCGACAGTTACAAAAGCAGGAACTGCTACGGCTATTGCTGCAACAGAGTACGGCCCTGCGGCGGATACACCGTTCCGGGAAGAACGCCTCTCTGGTATGCGCAAGGTTATTGCAAAGCGCCTTACAGAATCAAAGCAAACTGTACCGCATTTTTACCTTACAATTGATGTCGAGCTTGATGATCTTCTTGCCGCACGCAAACAGCTTAATGAGCATTTGGAAGCAGACGGTGTGAAGCTGTCTGTGAATGATTTTGTTATCAAGGCGGTTGCTATGGCTCTGAAAAAGGTGCCCGCAGCCAACGTGCAGTACGCTGGTGATAAAATGTACTGGTATGAACGCGCTGATATTTCTGTCGCTGTCGCGATTGAGGGTGGCTTGGTTACGCCGGTTGTGCGCGGTGCGTGCACGAAAAGCCTTTCTGCCATTGCCACTGAAGTGAAAGAACTGGCGACAAAAGCTCGTGACGGTAAATTGATGCCAGAAGAATATGCTGGTGGTACATTCTCAATATCGAACTTGGGCATGTTTGGTATTAAGGAATTCTCTGCCGTTATTAACCCGCCGCAAGGTGCGATTTTAGCTGTAGGGGCTGGTGAACAGCGCGCCGTTGTTAAGAACGGTGCGCTGGGTGTGGCAACGGTGATGAGCTGTACGCTTTCGTGTGATCACAGGGCTATTGACGGTGCAGTGGGTGCAGAATTTCTTGCAGCTTTCAAAGGTTTCCTTACCAACCCTATTACAATGATGGCTTAA
- a CDS encoding cupin domain-containing protein, with protein sequence MDSVNLKQKLSLFSEQWTPKIIADLDDNMVCLAKLEGDFVFHAHDNQDEMFLVVEGRLRMDFRDRQVWLEKGEMIVVSKGVEHKPFAPEECCVLLIENKGTAHTGGVDDPRRKDKHDRI encoded by the coding sequence ATGGATTCTGTGAACCTAAAACAAAAATTGAGCCTTTTCAGCGAGCAATGGACACCGAAGATTATTGCTGATCTGGACGATAATATGGTGTGCCTTGCCAAGCTTGAAGGTGATTTTGTTTTTCATGCCCATGACAATCAGGATGAAATGTTCCTGGTCGTTGAGGGCAGGCTCCGTATGGATTTTCGCGACAGGCAGGTTTGGCTTGAAAAAGGCGAAATGATTGTGGTGTCTAAAGGTGTGGAACATAAACCTTTTGCGCCGGAGGAGTGCTGTGTACTTCTGATAGAAAATAAAGGCACGGCCCACACAGGCGGTGTGGATGACCCGCGCAGAAAAGATAAACACGATCGGATTTGA